The segment TAAAAATAAGCGAATGTAACTATAATAAGCCAGCCAGGAAATAGTTCCATGCAGTTGATTAATCGTATTTTTGCCCAAAATTCCCCACAATTTTCTGCTTTTGTAAGTGAAACTAGCACCCTAAGTGAAAGTATTTATACTTTAGAAGATTTGATTCAAACTCTGGAAGAAGCAGCTAACTATTTAGCAGCTTTTTCTGAGAGCGTCATATAAGTAGGTTAACCTAAATTGCGTTTCCGCATATAAACACATTAAGAAAATTGTTGGGCATGAAAACGCGCATATCTCCCTTCCAAAGCTAACAATTCTTCATGATTTCCTGATTCGACAATTTGTCCCTTTTCCAACACCAAAATGCGATCGCACTTTCTCACTGTCGATAACCTGTGAGCAATAATTAACACTGTGCGATTTACCATCAATCTTTCTAAAGCCTCCTGTACCAAAGCTTCTGACTCAGAATCTAACGCCGATGTCGCTTCATCAAGTATCAAAATCTGCGGGTTGAGCAGTACAGCACGAGCGATCGCTATTCTCTGTCTTTGTCCTCCTGATAAATTTACACCACGTTCACCTACCCAAGTCTGATAACCTTCTGGTAGTTGCATAATAAATTGATGAG is part of the Anabaena sphaerica FACHB-251 genome and harbors:
- a CDS encoding serine dehydratase, which gives rise to MQLINRIFAQNSPQFSAFVSETSTLSESIYTLEDLIQTLEEAANYLAAFSESVI